One Astatotilapia calliptera chromosome 1, fAstCal1.2, whole genome shotgun sequence DNA segment encodes these proteins:
- the LOC113026802 gene encoding transient receptor potential cation channel subfamily M member 1-like isoform X1 has product MFFLMTVNLLLCYCEEGEAESSSCFFVITYFQIQRAWIDRTFQKRECIQIIPSKDASRCSCGQLVAQHTAIPLGAKEDGAPLVQLEVQSTERWSALKHTQVSPTDAYGVLEFQGGGHVNKAMYIRVSFDSKPDSLLHLMLKDWQLELPTLLISVHGGLQNFDLPPKLKQVFGKGLIKAAVTTGAWIFTGGVSTGVIRHVGDALKDHSSKSRGKVCAIGIAPWGIVENKEDLIGRDVTRPYQTMSNPLSKLSVLNSSHSHFILADNGTCGKYGAEVRLRRQLEKHISLQKINTRLGQGVPVVCLIVEGGPNVISITLESLKEEPPVPVVVCDGSGRASDILSFAHRYCEEDGLVSESVKDQLLVTIQKTFNYSRSQAQQIFLMVMECMKKRALITVFRMGSEGQQDIEMSILTALLKGTNASASDQLSLALAWNRVDIARSQIFVYGLHWPPVRTSPSDRPKSPVAQRPSAGGAKGKPRGKKGKGGKSKPEPPEETDPRKLELLNWVNSLEQAMMDALVLDRVDFVKLLIENGVNIHHFLTIPRLEELYNTKLGPANTLHFLVRDVKKGNLPPDYQITLIDIGLVLEFLMGGAYRCKYTRKSFRTLYNNLYGLKRPKALKLLGMEDDEPRPKGKGKKNKKKEEEVDIDVDDPEVSRFQYPFHELMVWAVLMKRQKMALFLWQRGEEAMAKALVACKLYKAMAHESSQSELVDDIYQDLENNSKDFGQLAYELLDQSYKHDEQVAMKLLTYELKNWSNSTCLKLAVAAKHRDFIAHTCSQMLLTDMWMGCLRMGKSNSLKVILGIIFPPAIMLLDFRLGDEAPHHSSKGSNDGKTKDDKKSNKDAASNVDATSKKGDEEENESDKKHGKRVPIGRKIYEFYNAPFTKFWFNTISYLVYLMLYNYIILVKMERWPSLQEWIVVSYIVTLGLEKFRQILMSEPGKLKQKINVWLEDYWNITDLVAISVFIFGFLLRLEPEPYMGYGRVIYCVDIIFWYIRVLDIFGVNKYLGPYVMMIGKMMIDMLYFVVIMLVVLMSFGVARQAILHPDEEPTWRLARNIFYMPYWMIYGEVFADSIDLYAMEINPPCGENLYDEDGKKLPPCIPGAWLTPAIMACYLLVANILLVNLLIAVFNNTFFEVKSISNQVWKFQRYQLIMTFHDRPILPPPLIIFPHIYIVLKRLCCHCRRRAEGGEYDDRERRLQLVLNADELKSLHEFEEQCVEEYFREKDDEKQSSNNERIRVTSERVENMFMRLEEVNEREHSMKASLQTVDLRLAQLEEFSNRMMNALEKLAGVDRAELVRTHSRGSSVCEPGTLLRQGSINSADGYSLYRYQLEHDDRTSVFGDMEGNDKRVQQSPERQGGNSEGRTKTGELKEFCSALEVQGLKDTQSLSNVDILISPCDPDIKSPKICSISPQRDSADTNKDKPIEKGRLEAAVSFPLERSKVTQYLSSPTLSSSPSSNKKYVSNIIYSPGQQDQNWATELTSKESKEELDETKLQSHEQEGQNNNAEEEEELLVGEDQMYPTLRSKSLNANPRKMRKKKEEDEETPRTASSVKDLVSAFSGGP; this is encoded by the exons atgtttttcttgatgaCAGTTAACCTGTTACTTTGTTACTGTGAAGAAGGAGAAGCAGAGTCATCCTCATGTTTCTTCGTAATCACATATTTTCAGATCCAGAGAGCTTGGATCGACAGAACCTTCCAGAAGAGGGAATGTATCCAGATCATTCCCAGCAAAGACGCCAGCAG gTGCAGCTGTGGTCAGCTGGTGGCACAGCACACCGCCATCCCTCTGGGGGCCAAAGAGGACGGGGCCCCACTGGTCCAGCTGGAAGTCCAATCTACGGAGAGATGGAGTGCCCTCAAACACACCCAGGTCTCCCCCACTGATGCCTACGGGGTGCTGGAGTTTCAGGGAGGAGGACATGTCAACAAGGCCATG taCATCAGGGTCTCCTTTGACTCCAAACCAGATTCCCTGCTCCACCTGATGTTGAAGGACTGGCAGCTGGAGCTTCCCACACTACTCATCTCTGTTCATGGAGGCCTCCAGAACTTTGACCTGCCTCCCAAGCTGAAGCAGGTCTTTGGTAAAGGGCTGATCAAAGCTGCTGTCACCACTGGAGCCTGGATCTTCACTGGAGGAGTCAGTACAG gagTCATCCGCCATGTTGGCGATGCTCTGAAAGACCATTCTTCAAAGTCCAGAGGGAAAGTTTGTGCTATCGGGATTGCACCATGGGGGATTGTGGAGAACAAAGAAGACCTGATTGGGAGAGAT GTGACCCGGCCTTATCAGACAATGTCCAACCCGCTCAGCAAGCTGTCAGTCCTGAACAGCAGCCACTCCCACTTCATCCTTGCTGATAACGGGACGTGTGGAAAGTACGGCGCTGAGGTTCGCCTCCGCCGGCAGCTGGAGAAGCATATCTCTCTGCAGAAAATCAACACAC GTCTTGGTCAGGGGGTCCCAGTGGTCTGTCTAATCGTAGAAGGTGGTCCAAATGTTATCTCAATCACACTGGAGAGCTTGAAGGAGGAGCCCCCTGTCCCAGTGGTGGTCTGTGATGGCAGTGGTCGAGCTTCAGACATCCTTTCGTTTGCTCACAGATACTGCGAGGAAGATGG GTTGGTTAGTGAGAGTGTCAAAGACCAGCTGCTGGTCACCATCCAGAAGACCTTCAACTACAGCCGCAGCCAGGCACAGCAGATCTTCCTCATGGTGATGGAGTGCATGAAGAAGAGAGCTCTG ATTACAGTGTTCAGGATGGGCTCAGAGGGACAGCAGGACATTGAGATGTCCATCCTCACAGCTCTGCTCAAAG GTACAAATGCATCTGCGTCTGATCAGCTGAGCTTGGCTCTGGCCTGGAACAGAGTGGACATTGCTCGCAGTCAGATCTTTGTGTATGGACTCCACTGGCCT CCTGTGCGAACTTCACCTTCTGACCGTCCAAAGAGCCCGGTAGCCCAGCGACCATCAGCAGGAGGGGCTAAAGGGAAACCCCGGGGGAAGaagggaaaaggaggaaaaagcaAACCTGAACCTCCTGAAGAGACGGACCCTCGGAAACTGGAGCTGCTCAACTGG GTGAACTCACTGGAACAGGCCATGATGGACGCTCTGGTGTTGGACAGGGTCGACTTCGTTAAACTTCTGATTGAGAACGGCGTCAACATCCACCACTTCCTCACCATCCCCCGTCTGGAGGAGCTGTACAACACG AAACTGGGACCAGCCAACACTCTGCACTTTTTGGTCCGAGATGTCAAAAAG GggaatcttcctccagattacCAGATCACACTGATCGATATTGGACTGGTCCTGGAGTTCCTGATGGGTGGAGCGTACCGCTGCAAGTACACAAGGAAGAGTTTCAGGACTCTGTATAACAACCTGTATGGCCTCAAAAGA CCCAAAGCGCTGAAGCTTCTTGGCATGGAG GATGATGAACCCCGTCCAAAGGGGAAAggaaagaagaacaagaaaaaggaggaggaagtaGACATTGATGTAGATGACCCTGAAGTCAGCAGGTTCCAATACCCCTTCCATGAACTGATGGTGTGGGCGGTGTTGATGAAGCGCCAAAAGATGGCATTGTTCCTGTGGCAGCGAGGGGAGGAGGCCATGGCAAAGGCTCTAGTAGCCTGCAAGCTCTACAAGGCCATGGCTCACGAGTCTTCCCAAAGCGAGCTGGTGGATGACATCTACCAGGACCTGGAGAACAACTCCAA GGACTTTGGTCAGCTGGCCTATGAGCTGTTGGATCAATCCTACAAACACGATGAGCAGGTGGCCATGAAGCTCCTGACCTACGAGCTAAAAAACTGGAGCAACTCCACCTGCCTGAAGCTGGCTGTAGCTGCCAAACACAGAGACTTCATTGCCCACacctgcagccagatgctgctgaCCGACATGTGGATGGGCTGTCTGAGGATGGGCAAAAGCAACAGCCTCAAG GTCATTTTAGGGATTATTTTCCCTCCTGCCATCATGCTCCTGGACTTTCGTCTTGGGGATGAAGCTCCTCATCATTCATCCAAAGGAAGCAATGATGGAAAAACTAAAGATGACAAGAAGTCAAACAAG GATGCAGCATCTAATGTTGACGCTACTTCAAAGAaaggagatgaagaagaaaatgagagtGACAAGAAGCACGGGAAGAGGGTTCCTATCGGGAGGAAAATCTATGAGTTCTACAATGCCCCATTCACCAAGTTCTGGTTCAACACG ATCTCATACCTGGTGTATCTGATGTTGTATAACTACATAATCCTGGTGAAGATGGAGCGGTGGCCGTCTTTGCAAGAGTGGATCGTCGTCTCTTACATCGTCACTCTGGGCCTGGAGAAATTCAGACAG ATCCTGATGTCCGAGCCTGGGAAGCTGAAGCAGAAGATCAACGTGTGGTTGGAGGACTACTGGAACATCACAGACCTGGTGGCTATCTCGGTCTTCATCTTTGGGTTCCTGCTGCGGCTGGAGCCTGAGCCCTACATGGGATATGGCCGCGTCATCTATTGCGTCGACATCATCTTCTGGTACATCCGAGTTCTTGACATCTTCGGAGTAAACAAATACCTGGGGCCCTATGTCATGATGATCGGCAAAATG ATGATCGACATGTTGTACTTCGTGGTTATCATGCTGGTGGTGCTGATGAGTTTTGGTGTAGCTCGGCAGGCCATCCTCCACCCAGATGAGGAGCCGACGTGGCGTTTGGCCCGCAACATCTTCTACATGCCCTACTGGATGATCTACGGAGAGGTGTTTGCCGACTCCATAGACC TTTACGCGATGGAAATCAACC CTCCTTGTGGAGAAAACTTATATGATGAAGATGGGAAGAAGCTTCCTCCCTGCATCCCTGGAGCCTGGCTCACGCCCGCCATCATGGCTTGTTACCTGCTGGTAGCCAACATCCTTCTGGTCAACCTGCTCATTGCCGTCTTCAA CAACACCTTTTTTGAGGTGAAGTCCATCTCTAACCAGGTGTGGAAGTTCCAGCGATATCAGCTGATCATGACCTTCCATGACCGCCCCATCTTGCCCCCGCCGCTAATCATCTTCCCCCACATCTACATTGTACTGAAGAGGCTGTGCTGCCACTGCAGACGGAGAGCAGAGGGTGGAGAGTACGACGACCGCGAAAGACGACTGC AGCTGGTGCTGAATGCAGATGAGCTGAAGAGTCTGCATGAGTTTGAGGAACAGTGTGTGGAGGAATACTTCAGAGAGAAGGACGATGAGAAGCAGTCGTCTAACAACGAGCGAATAAGAGTCACGTCTGAAAG GGTGGAGAACATGTTCATGCGTCTGGAGGAGGTAAATGAAAGGGAACACTCGATGAAGGCATCCCTGCAGACGGTCGACCTCCGCCTGGCTCAGCTGGAGGAGTTCTCTAACCGAATGATGAACGCTCTGGAGAAGCTGGCGGGCGTCGACCGAGCTGAGCTCGTCCGCACGCACTCCAGAGGATCGTCCGTGTGTGAGCCGGGCACTCTGCTGCGCCAAGGCAGCATCAACAGCGCTGACGGGTACAGTCTGTACAGATACCAGCTGGAGCACGACGACAGGACGTCGGTTTTCGGAGACATGGAGGGAAACGACAAGAGGGTCCAGCAGAGTCCAGAGAGGCAAGGTGGGAACAGCGAGGGAAGAACCAAAACAG GTGAATTGAAAGAGTTCTGCTCAGCTCTGGAGGTACAAGGACTTAAGGACACTCAGTCTCTTTCAAACGTGGACATTCTGATCTCTCCCTGTGACCCAGACATCAAATCCCCCAAGATCTGCTCCATTTCACCTCAACGTGACTCGGCTGACACTAACAAAGATAAACCCATAGAGAAGGGCCGACTGGAGGCGGCTGTGTCCTTCCCTCtggagaggtcaaaggtcacacagtATTTATCCTCTCCAACCCTCAGCAGCTCTCCATCCTCCAATAAGAAGTATGTCAGCAACATCATCTATAGCCCCGGCCAGCAGGACCAGAATTGGGCCACTGAATTGACCAGCAAGGAATCCAAAGAGGAACTAGATGAGACCAAGCTGCAAAGCCATGAACAGGAGGGTCAGAATAATaatgcagaggaggaggaggagctgctggTAGGGGAGGACCAGATGTATCCAACGCTGCGCTCCAAGAGTCTCAATGCCAACCCAAGAaagatgaggaagaagaaggaggaggacgaggaaaCACCACGTACAGCCAGCAGCGTCAAAGATCTGGTTTCAGCGTTCAGTGGGGGGCCATGA
- the LOC113026802 gene encoding transient receptor potential cation channel subfamily M member 1-like isoform X2: protein MDSRGRRGTDGSFKRSSIKRSASSASQKIQRAWIDRTFQKRECIQIIPSKDASRCSCGQLVAQHTAIPLGAKEDGAPLVQLEVQSTERWSALKHTQVSPTDAYGVLEFQGGGHVNKAMYIRVSFDSKPDSLLHLMLKDWQLELPTLLISVHGGLQNFDLPPKLKQVFGKGLIKAAVTTGAWIFTGGVSTGVIRHVGDALKDHSSKSRGKVCAIGIAPWGIVENKEDLIGRDVTRPYQTMSNPLSKLSVLNSSHSHFILADNGTCGKYGAEVRLRRQLEKHISLQKINTRLGQGVPVVCLIVEGGPNVISITLESLKEEPPVPVVVCDGSGRASDILSFAHRYCEEDGLVSESVKDQLLVTIQKTFNYSRSQAQQIFLMVMECMKKRALITVFRMGSEGQQDIEMSILTALLKGTNASASDQLSLALAWNRVDIARSQIFVYGLHWPPVRTSPSDRPKSPVAQRPSAGGAKGKPRGKKGKGGKSKPEPPEETDPRKLELLNWVNSLEQAMMDALVLDRVDFVKLLIENGVNIHHFLTIPRLEELYNTKLGPANTLHFLVRDVKKGNLPPDYQITLIDIGLVLEFLMGGAYRCKYTRKSFRTLYNNLYGLKRPKALKLLGMEDDEPRPKGKGKKNKKKEEEVDIDVDDPEVSRFQYPFHELMVWAVLMKRQKMALFLWQRGEEAMAKALVACKLYKAMAHESSQSELVDDIYQDLENNSKDFGQLAYELLDQSYKHDEQVAMKLLTYELKNWSNSTCLKLAVAAKHRDFIAHTCSQMLLTDMWMGCLRMGKSNSLKVILGIIFPPAIMLLDFRLGDEAPHHSSKGSNDGKTKDDKKSNKDAASNVDATSKKGDEEENESDKKHGKRVPIGRKIYEFYNAPFTKFWFNTISYLVYLMLYNYIILVKMERWPSLQEWIVVSYIVTLGLEKFRQILMSEPGKLKQKINVWLEDYWNITDLVAISVFIFGFLLRLEPEPYMGYGRVIYCVDIIFWYIRVLDIFGVNKYLGPYVMMIGKMMIDMLYFVVIMLVVLMSFGVARQAILHPDEEPTWRLARNIFYMPYWMIYGEVFADSIDLYAMEINPPCGENLYDEDGKKLPPCIPGAWLTPAIMACYLLVANILLVNLLIAVFNNTFFEVKSISNQVWKFQRYQLIMTFHDRPILPPPLIIFPHIYIVLKRLCCHCRRRAEGGEYDDRERRLQLVLNADELKSLHEFEEQCVEEYFREKDDEKQSSNNERIRVTSERVENMFMRLEEVNEREHSMKASLQTVDLRLAQLEEFSNRMMNALEKLAGVDRAELVRTHSRGSSVCEPGTLLRQGSINSADGYSLYRYQLEHDDRTSVFGDMEGNDKRVQQSPERQGGNSEGRTKTGELKEFCSALEVQGLKDTQSLSNVDILISPCDPDIKSPKICSISPQRDSADTNKDKPIEKGRLEAAVSFPLERSKVTQYLSSPTLSSSPSSNKKYVSNIIYSPGQQDQNWATELTSKESKEELDETKLQSHEQEGQNNNAEEEEELLVGEDQMYPTLRSKSLNANPRKMRKKKEEDEETPRTASSVKDLVSAFSGGP, encoded by the exons ATGGAcagcagagggaggagaggaacTGATGGGTCTTTCAAACGCTCATCCATAAAACGCAGCGCATCCTCTGCATCACAGAAG ATCCAGAGAGCTTGGATCGACAGAACCTTCCAGAAGAGGGAATGTATCCAGATCATTCCCAGCAAAGACGCCAGCAG gTGCAGCTGTGGTCAGCTGGTGGCACAGCACACCGCCATCCCTCTGGGGGCCAAAGAGGACGGGGCCCCACTGGTCCAGCTGGAAGTCCAATCTACGGAGAGATGGAGTGCCCTCAAACACACCCAGGTCTCCCCCACTGATGCCTACGGGGTGCTGGAGTTTCAGGGAGGAGGACATGTCAACAAGGCCATG taCATCAGGGTCTCCTTTGACTCCAAACCAGATTCCCTGCTCCACCTGATGTTGAAGGACTGGCAGCTGGAGCTTCCCACACTACTCATCTCTGTTCATGGAGGCCTCCAGAACTTTGACCTGCCTCCCAAGCTGAAGCAGGTCTTTGGTAAAGGGCTGATCAAAGCTGCTGTCACCACTGGAGCCTGGATCTTCACTGGAGGAGTCAGTACAG gagTCATCCGCCATGTTGGCGATGCTCTGAAAGACCATTCTTCAAAGTCCAGAGGGAAAGTTTGTGCTATCGGGATTGCACCATGGGGGATTGTGGAGAACAAAGAAGACCTGATTGGGAGAGAT GTGACCCGGCCTTATCAGACAATGTCCAACCCGCTCAGCAAGCTGTCAGTCCTGAACAGCAGCCACTCCCACTTCATCCTTGCTGATAACGGGACGTGTGGAAAGTACGGCGCTGAGGTTCGCCTCCGCCGGCAGCTGGAGAAGCATATCTCTCTGCAGAAAATCAACACAC GTCTTGGTCAGGGGGTCCCAGTGGTCTGTCTAATCGTAGAAGGTGGTCCAAATGTTATCTCAATCACACTGGAGAGCTTGAAGGAGGAGCCCCCTGTCCCAGTGGTGGTCTGTGATGGCAGTGGTCGAGCTTCAGACATCCTTTCGTTTGCTCACAGATACTGCGAGGAAGATGG GTTGGTTAGTGAGAGTGTCAAAGACCAGCTGCTGGTCACCATCCAGAAGACCTTCAACTACAGCCGCAGCCAGGCACAGCAGATCTTCCTCATGGTGATGGAGTGCATGAAGAAGAGAGCTCTG ATTACAGTGTTCAGGATGGGCTCAGAGGGACAGCAGGACATTGAGATGTCCATCCTCACAGCTCTGCTCAAAG GTACAAATGCATCTGCGTCTGATCAGCTGAGCTTGGCTCTGGCCTGGAACAGAGTGGACATTGCTCGCAGTCAGATCTTTGTGTATGGACTCCACTGGCCT CCTGTGCGAACTTCACCTTCTGACCGTCCAAAGAGCCCGGTAGCCCAGCGACCATCAGCAGGAGGGGCTAAAGGGAAACCCCGGGGGAAGaagggaaaaggaggaaaaagcaAACCTGAACCTCCTGAAGAGACGGACCCTCGGAAACTGGAGCTGCTCAACTGG GTGAACTCACTGGAACAGGCCATGATGGACGCTCTGGTGTTGGACAGGGTCGACTTCGTTAAACTTCTGATTGAGAACGGCGTCAACATCCACCACTTCCTCACCATCCCCCGTCTGGAGGAGCTGTACAACACG AAACTGGGACCAGCCAACACTCTGCACTTTTTGGTCCGAGATGTCAAAAAG GggaatcttcctccagattacCAGATCACACTGATCGATATTGGACTGGTCCTGGAGTTCCTGATGGGTGGAGCGTACCGCTGCAAGTACACAAGGAAGAGTTTCAGGACTCTGTATAACAACCTGTATGGCCTCAAAAGA CCCAAAGCGCTGAAGCTTCTTGGCATGGAG GATGATGAACCCCGTCCAAAGGGGAAAggaaagaagaacaagaaaaaggaggaggaagtaGACATTGATGTAGATGACCCTGAAGTCAGCAGGTTCCAATACCCCTTCCATGAACTGATGGTGTGGGCGGTGTTGATGAAGCGCCAAAAGATGGCATTGTTCCTGTGGCAGCGAGGGGAGGAGGCCATGGCAAAGGCTCTAGTAGCCTGCAAGCTCTACAAGGCCATGGCTCACGAGTCTTCCCAAAGCGAGCTGGTGGATGACATCTACCAGGACCTGGAGAACAACTCCAA GGACTTTGGTCAGCTGGCCTATGAGCTGTTGGATCAATCCTACAAACACGATGAGCAGGTGGCCATGAAGCTCCTGACCTACGAGCTAAAAAACTGGAGCAACTCCACCTGCCTGAAGCTGGCTGTAGCTGCCAAACACAGAGACTTCATTGCCCACacctgcagccagatgctgctgaCCGACATGTGGATGGGCTGTCTGAGGATGGGCAAAAGCAACAGCCTCAAG GTCATTTTAGGGATTATTTTCCCTCCTGCCATCATGCTCCTGGACTTTCGTCTTGGGGATGAAGCTCCTCATCATTCATCCAAAGGAAGCAATGATGGAAAAACTAAAGATGACAAGAAGTCAAACAAG GATGCAGCATCTAATGTTGACGCTACTTCAAAGAaaggagatgaagaagaaaatgagagtGACAAGAAGCACGGGAAGAGGGTTCCTATCGGGAGGAAAATCTATGAGTTCTACAATGCCCCATTCACCAAGTTCTGGTTCAACACG ATCTCATACCTGGTGTATCTGATGTTGTATAACTACATAATCCTGGTGAAGATGGAGCGGTGGCCGTCTTTGCAAGAGTGGATCGTCGTCTCTTACATCGTCACTCTGGGCCTGGAGAAATTCAGACAG ATCCTGATGTCCGAGCCTGGGAAGCTGAAGCAGAAGATCAACGTGTGGTTGGAGGACTACTGGAACATCACAGACCTGGTGGCTATCTCGGTCTTCATCTTTGGGTTCCTGCTGCGGCTGGAGCCTGAGCCCTACATGGGATATGGCCGCGTCATCTATTGCGTCGACATCATCTTCTGGTACATCCGAGTTCTTGACATCTTCGGAGTAAACAAATACCTGGGGCCCTATGTCATGATGATCGGCAAAATG ATGATCGACATGTTGTACTTCGTGGTTATCATGCTGGTGGTGCTGATGAGTTTTGGTGTAGCTCGGCAGGCCATCCTCCACCCAGATGAGGAGCCGACGTGGCGTTTGGCCCGCAACATCTTCTACATGCCCTACTGGATGATCTACGGAGAGGTGTTTGCCGACTCCATAGACC TTTACGCGATGGAAATCAACC CTCCTTGTGGAGAAAACTTATATGATGAAGATGGGAAGAAGCTTCCTCCCTGCATCCCTGGAGCCTGGCTCACGCCCGCCATCATGGCTTGTTACCTGCTGGTAGCCAACATCCTTCTGGTCAACCTGCTCATTGCCGTCTTCAA CAACACCTTTTTTGAGGTGAAGTCCATCTCTAACCAGGTGTGGAAGTTCCAGCGATATCAGCTGATCATGACCTTCCATGACCGCCCCATCTTGCCCCCGCCGCTAATCATCTTCCCCCACATCTACATTGTACTGAAGAGGCTGTGCTGCCACTGCAGACGGAGAGCAGAGGGTGGAGAGTACGACGACCGCGAAAGACGACTGC AGCTGGTGCTGAATGCAGATGAGCTGAAGAGTCTGCATGAGTTTGAGGAACAGTGTGTGGAGGAATACTTCAGAGAGAAGGACGATGAGAAGCAGTCGTCTAACAACGAGCGAATAAGAGTCACGTCTGAAAG GGTGGAGAACATGTTCATGCGTCTGGAGGAGGTAAATGAAAGGGAACACTCGATGAAGGCATCCCTGCAGACGGTCGACCTCCGCCTGGCTCAGCTGGAGGAGTTCTCTAACCGAATGATGAACGCTCTGGAGAAGCTGGCGGGCGTCGACCGAGCTGAGCTCGTCCGCACGCACTCCAGAGGATCGTCCGTGTGTGAGCCGGGCACTCTGCTGCGCCAAGGCAGCATCAACAGCGCTGACGGGTACAGTCTGTACAGATACCAGCTGGAGCACGACGACAGGACGTCGGTTTTCGGAGACATGGAGGGAAACGACAAGAGGGTCCAGCAGAGTCCAGAGAGGCAAGGTGGGAACAGCGAGGGAAGAACCAAAACAG GTGAATTGAAAGAGTTCTGCTCAGCTCTGGAGGTACAAGGACTTAAGGACACTCAGTCTCTTTCAAACGTGGACATTCTGATCTCTCCCTGTGACCCAGACATCAAATCCCCCAAGATCTGCTCCATTTCACCTCAACGTGACTCGGCTGACACTAACAAAGATAAACCCATAGAGAAGGGCCGACTGGAGGCGGCTGTGTCCTTCCCTCtggagaggtcaaaggtcacacagtATTTATCCTCTCCAACCCTCAGCAGCTCTCCATCCTCCAATAAGAAGTATGTCAGCAACATCATCTATAGCCCCGGCCAGCAGGACCAGAATTGGGCCACTGAATTGACCAGCAAGGAATCCAAAGAGGAACTAGATGAGACCAAGCTGCAAAGCCATGAACAGGAGGGTCAGAATAATaatgcagaggaggaggaggagctgctggTAGGGGAGGACCAGATGTATCCAACGCTGCGCTCCAAGAGTCTCAATGCCAACCCAAGAaagatgaggaagaagaaggaggaggacgaggaaaCACCACGTACAGCCAGCAGCGTCAAAGATCTGGTTTCAGCGTTCAGTGGGGGGCCATGA